A part of bacterium genomic DNA contains:
- a CDS encoding glycosyl transferase family 36, producing MSDHNQNSLPHNPYGHLTPEHREFVITRPDTPAPWVNYLWNERYQALISHVGGGFSFVQDPRDNRILRFRYNSLPWDQPGRYLYLHDGHEYWSLSWVPTQMLAYDHYEARHGLGYTTIATARRDVWSEVTFFVPRGEALECWLVKLENRGHEHKRFDLFAYAELCLGNALNDLINQPNDKHFSEVRFRREWRALAATRNYWKNTRGVSVEQPNQDWPFVVYFATTLPQAPAGFDGGKDHFIGRWRSEANPEAVQRRRCFDSEITHGDPCVALQHGLELAPGAALTFAVLLGVADKTAADEQVPPLLQRYRQGDAVAAALAQVKAHWHKHLSVLQVETPDAAFNALINVWTRYQTAVTFDMARNAGYYHGGLLFGTGIRDQCQDLWGPLLAEPAAVKARLIEVASYQFADGSTLHNYFRLARTGERTGHSDTPLWLPFALMNYLKETGDFSLLEESVPFCDRGAAALRRHLTLALDYVISQLTARHLPRFGPGDWNDTLDYVGRGGAGETTWGAAFLCYLLREAEVLFDHLGDRATARHYRAVYEQVKAAINALAWDGHWYVRGFKDNGEAFGSHRDREGQIFIEPQSWAVLSGVATGARAQQTLRSVREKLMTPFGPQIVFPAYRTVDPAIGLATRCVPGKKENGAVFNHAAAWYVCAELLHGETELGWQTYRDMMPINSSSRAGQDRYKTEPYVFAEYLTSPEHPTAGEASHSWLTGSAVWMLRIGTDVILGLQPTYQGLKLDPHLPAAWPRVRLRREFRGTIYEVEIEQSAKFETPRRLLVNGEVCTDDVLPQRPGAVLHVHLQVRVAA from the coding sequence ATGTCTGATCACAACCAGAATTCCCTCCCGCACAACCCCTACGGCCACCTCACGCCCGAGCATCGTGAATTCGTCATTACCCGCCCGGACACGCCCGCGCCCTGGGTGAACTATTTGTGGAATGAACGCTACCAGGCGCTGATCAGCCACGTGGGCGGCGGTTTCTCCTTCGTGCAGGATCCGCGCGACAATCGCATTCTGCGCTTTCGCTACAACAGCCTGCCCTGGGATCAACCCGGCCGTTATCTCTATTTGCACGACGGCCATGAGTATTGGTCGCTCTCCTGGGTGCCCACGCAAATGCTGGCCTATGATCATTACGAGGCCCGGCACGGCCTGGGCTACACCACCATCGCCACGGCGCGAAGAGACGTGTGGAGCGAAGTCACCTTCTTCGTCCCGCGCGGCGAGGCGCTGGAATGCTGGCTGGTCAAACTCGAGAATCGCGGCCACGAGCACAAGCGCTTCGATCTGTTTGCCTATGCCGAGCTTTGTCTGGGAAATGCGCTCAATGATCTGATCAATCAGCCCAATGACAAACATTTCAGTGAGGTGCGTTTTCGCCGCGAATGGCGCGCCTTGGCTGCCACGCGCAACTATTGGAAGAACACGCGCGGCGTGTCGGTGGAGCAACCCAATCAAGACTGGCCGTTCGTCGTCTATTTCGCCACCACCCTGCCGCAGGCGCCAGCCGGGTTCGACGGCGGCAAGGATCATTTCATTGGCCGCTGGCGTTCGGAGGCCAATCCTGAAGCGGTGCAGCGGCGGCGCTGTTTTGATTCCGAGATCACGCACGGCGATCCCTGCGTCGCGCTGCAACATGGCCTGGAACTCGCTCCCGGCGCGGCGCTGACGTTTGCGGTGCTGCTCGGTGTCGCCGACAAAACTGCTGCGGACGAGCAGGTTCCGCCTCTCCTGCAGCGCTATCGCCAGGGCGATGCGGTTGCGGCCGCCCTCGCGCAGGTCAAAGCCCATTGGCACAAGCATCTCTCCGTGCTGCAGGTCGAAACGCCCGATGCTGCCTTCAATGCGTTGATCAACGTTTGGACGCGCTATCAAACCGCGGTCACATTCGACATGGCGCGCAATGCCGGCTATTATCACGGCGGCCTGCTGTTCGGCACCGGCATTCGCGATCAATGCCAGGATCTCTGGGGCCCGCTGCTCGCCGAACCCGCGGCAGTAAAGGCGCGCTTGATCGAAGTCGCCTCCTACCAATTCGCCGACGGCTCGACCCTGCACAATTATTTCCGCCTCGCGCGCACCGGCGAGCGCACCGGCCATTCCGACACGCCGCTATGGCTGCCTTTCGCGCTGATGAATTATCTCAAAGAAACCGGCGATTTTTCCCTGCTCGAAGAGAGCGTGCCGTTTTGCGATCGCGGTGCGGCTGCGCTGCGGCGGCATCTGACGCTGGCGCTCGATTATGTCATCAGCCAGCTCACGGCGCGGCATCTGCCGCGGTTTGGACCGGGCGATTGGAACGACACGCTCGACTATGTCGGCCGCGGCGGCGCCGGTGAAACCACTTGGGGCGCGGCCTTCCTGTGTTATCTCCTGCGCGAGGCCGAGGTGCTGTTTGATCATCTCGGTGACCGCGCAACGGCACGGCACTATCGCGCTGTCTACGAGCAGGTGAAGGCTGCGATCAACGCGCTGGCTTGGGATGGCCACTGGTACGTGCGTGGTTTCAAGGACAACGGTGAAGCGTTCGGCTCACACCGCGATCGCGAAGGACAGATTTTCATCGAGCCGCAATCATGGGCCGTGCTCTCCGGCGTGGCGACCGGCGCACGGGCGCAACAGACGTTGCGATCGGTGCGCGAAAAACTCATGACGCCTTTTGGTCCGCAAATCGTCTTCCCCGCTTATCGCACGGTCGATCCGGCGATTGGCCTGGCGACGCGCTGCGTGCCGGGCAAAAAGGAAAACGGCGCGGTGTTCAATCATGCCGCCGCATGGTATGTTTGCGCCGAGCTGCTGCATGGCGAAACCGAACTCGGCTGGCAAACCTATCGCGACATGATGCCGATCAACAGCAGCAGCCGCGCCGGGCAGGATCGCTATAAAACCGAGCCGTACGTCTTTGCCGAGTATCTCACCAGCCCGGAGCATCCCACCGCGGGTGAGGCGAGCCATTCCTGGCTGACCGGCTCTGCCGTGTGGATGCTGCGCATCGGCACGGACGTGATTCTGGGGTTGCAGCCAACTTATCAGGGCCTCAAGCTGGATCCGCATTTGCCGGCCGCCTGGCCGCGCGTGCGGCTGCGCCGCGAGTTTCGCGGCACGATCTATGAAGTCGAAATCGAGCAAAGCGCGAAGTTCGAAACCCCGCGGCGCCTGCTGGTGAACGGCGAAGTTTGCACCGACGACGTTTTGCCGCAGCGGCCGGGCGCCGTGCTGCACGTGCACCTGCAGGTGCGCGTGGCAGCGTGA
- a CDS encoding TonB-dependent receptor — translation MRISPAIPERLARALIGVLLLPLAAMAGTTGKIAGQVTDARTGEPLPGATVIIRAQIVDGRETALQPVQGTGADGQGRYFLINVRPGQYVLEASVIGYQRVVKRPIRVEVDRTSTIDFALSEEALAGEEVVVTAERPLVVKDLTSSSAKVSGEDLKALPVEGFQEVLTLQAGVTRGLGGDLHIRGGRSSEIQFYVDGIAIANPFSNSLAVPVENNAIQELEVISGTFNAEYGQAMSGIVNIVTREGSESYRGSFSVYSGDFLSSRDEVFYNIDAIDPLAQKYAEADFSGPLFTPKLKFFASGRFTDQENWLYGRRVFLPNDSSSFRATDPSQYYLERRGDSAAVAMNPYQSLSGQVKLTYNLTAKIKLSYNLLANASEGQSFSNFYRFNPDYRPTSYTRAYNHMLRVDHVLGRRAFYTLNLASYENDVKSYVYKDPFDPRYRATFERGIQPQFVFSTGGVSPAHFYRNGKTYALRGDFTMQVNNANLVKAGAEVRYHKLKNEFFNIEVNPRKYGDYAVRIPPLSSFDHDAYDRDPLEFAAYVQDKIEIKDLIVNAGLRFDYFDARTTVPVDLRDPGNKIFIQEEALAYRNVKAKTQVSPRLGLAFPITAQGVIHASYGQFFQIPEFSRLYDNPEFEVVGAFNSIIGNADLDPQRTDMYEVGLQQQLTSFLAVDITGFYRDVRNLLGTDLHETYAADLYGRYTNSDYGSVRGVTLSAEIRLPSHHLTGGFDYTYQVAKGIASDPRQTFFDAQGRNESAIVLADLDWDLRHNGNAYLNWAHASWGGSVIARLNSGYPFTPARFIELRNEGRYKGDLFLDLRAYKRFNFGTVRPEIFVKVDNLLDSFRRDLLPQVDPRDEAAHSANGLDLINTRYQFALNPASQPVPREVKFGVKVDF, via the coding sequence ATGCGCATTTCCCCCGCGATTCCAGAGCGTTTGGCGCGTGCCTTGATCGGCGTTTTGTTGTTGCCTCTGGCGGCCATGGCCGGCACGACCGGCAAGATCGCCGGGCAGGTGACCGACGCCAGAACCGGCGAGCCTTTGCCGGGCGCCACGGTGATCATCCGCGCGCAGATTGTTGACGGCCGTGAAACCGCGCTGCAACCCGTGCAGGGCACCGGCGCGGATGGCCAGGGCCGCTATTTTCTCATTAATGTGCGGCCCGGACAGTACGTGCTGGAAGCCTCGGTGATCGGCTACCAACGCGTGGTGAAGCGGCCCATTCGCGTCGAAGTCGATCGCACCAGCACCATTGATTTTGCCTTGAGTGAAGAAGCGCTCGCCGGCGAGGAAGTCGTGGTCACCGCCGAGCGGCCGCTGGTGGTCAAGGATTTGACTTCCTCTTCCGCCAAAGTCTCGGGCGAAGATCTCAAAGCCCTGCCGGTGGAAGGATTCCAGGAGGTGCTCACTTTGCAGGCGGGCGTGACGCGCGGCTTGGGCGGTGATCTCCACATTCGCGGCGGCCGCAGCAGCGAGATTCAGTTTTATGTCGACGGCATCGCCATCGCCAATCCCTTCAGCAACAGCCTGGCCGTGCCGGTGGAAAACAATGCGATTCAAGAGCTGGAGGTGATCAGCGGCACCTTCAATGCCGAATACGGCCAGGCGATGAGCGGCATCGTCAACATCGTCACGCGCGAAGGTTCCGAAAGCTATCGCGGTAGTTTCTCGGTTTACTCCGGTGACTTCCTTTCCAGCCGCGATGAGGTTTTCTACAACATCGACGCGATCGATCCGCTGGCGCAAAAGTACGCTGAAGCGGACTTCAGCGGCCCGCTGTTCACGCCCAAACTCAAGTTCTTTGCCTCCGGCCGTTTCACCGACCAGGAGAACTGGCTCTATGGCCGCCGCGTGTTTTTGCCCAACGATTCTTCCTCTTTTCGCGCCACCGATCCCAGCCAGTATTACCTCGAACGGCGCGGCGACTCTGCTGCGGTGGCGATGAATCCCTATCAAAGCCTGTCCGGCCAGGTGAAGCTCACCTACAACCTCACTGCGAAAATCAAGCTGTCGTACAACTTGCTCGCCAACGCCAGCGAAGGCCAGAGCTTCAGCAATTTCTATCGTTTCAATCCCGACTACCGGCCGACGAGCTACACCAGGGCCTATAATCACATGTTGCGCGTCGATCACGTGCTGGGCCGGCGCGCGTTCTACACGCTCAATCTCGCCTCCTATGAGAATGACGTGAAGAGCTACGTCTACAAAGATCCGTTCGACCCGCGTTATCGCGCGACCTTTGAGCGCGGCATTCAACCGCAGTTCGTGTTTTCCACCGGCGGCGTCAGTCCGGCGCATTTCTACCGCAACGGCAAAACCTACGCGCTGCGCGGCGACTTCACCATGCAGGTCAACAATGCCAATCTGGTCAAGGCCGGCGCCGAGGTGCGCTATCACAAGCTGAAGAATGAATTCTTCAATATCGAAGTCAACCCGCGCAAGTACGGCGACTACGCCGTGCGCATCCCGCCGCTGAGTTCCTTCGACCACGATGCCTATGACCGCGATCCGCTCGAATTCGCGGCCTACGTGCAGGACAAGATCGAGATCAAGGACTTGATCGTGAACGCCGGCCTGCGCTTCGATTATTTCGATGCCCGCACCACCGTGCCGGTGGATTTGCGCGATCCCGGCAACAAGATCTTCATTCAGGAGGAAGCACTCGCCTATCGCAACGTCAAGGCCAAAACGCAAGTCTCGCCGCGCCTGGGTCTGGCGTTTCCGATTACTGCCCAGGGCGTGATTCATGCCTCCTATGGCCAATTCTTCCAGATTCCCGAATTCAGCCGTCTGTACGACAACCCCGAATTCGAAGTGGTCGGCGCTTTCAACAGCATCATCGGCAACGCTGATCTGGATCCGCAGCGCACCGACATGTATGAAGTCGGCTTGCAGCAGCAGCTCACCAGCTTCCTGGCGGTGGATATCACCGGCTTCTATCGCGATGTGCGCAATCTGCTCGGCACGGATTTGCACGAAACCTATGCCGCGGATCTCTACGGCCGCTACACCAATTCCGATTACGGCAGCGTGCGCGGCGTGACGCTGTCGGCGGAAATTCGCCTGCCGTCGCATCATCTCACCGGCGGCTTTGATTATACCTATCAAGTGGCCAAGGGCATTGCCAGCGACCCGCGCCAGACTTTCTTCGATGCCCAGGGCCGCAACGAGAGCGCCATCGTGCTGGCGGATCTGGACTGGGACCTGCGCCACAACGGCAATGCTTATTTGAATTGGGCACATGCTTCCTGGGGCGGCAGCGTGATCGCCCGCTTGAATTCCGGATATCCTTTCACGCCCGCGCGCTTCATCGAATTGCGCAACGAAGGCCGCTACAAAGGCGATCTCTTTCTCGATCTGCGCGCCTACAAGCGCTTCAATTTCGGCACGGTCCGGCCTGAAATCTTCGTGAAGGTGGACAATCTACTCGACAGCTTCCGCCGCGATTTGCTGCCGCAAGTCGATCCGCGCGACGAGGCCGCGCACAGCGCCAACGGCCTTGATTTGATCAACACGCGCTATCAATTCGCCCTCAACCCGGCATCACAGCCCGTGCCGCGCGAGGTGAAATTCGGCGTGAAAGTCGATTTCTAA
- a CDS encoding PorV/PorQ family protein, with amino-acid sequence MIKRVGFLLVLLAAAAGAQTKVGTTAGAFLQIGVGGRGAAMGETAVASAADVSAIYWNPALAASLNRGQAYFNHTTWFADIDVNYGAVMLHFDDLGQFALSFYSLNSGQLEITTEEREEGTGELFTVQDLMLGLTYSRGLTDRFNFGGTVKLIRQALWDMSAATVGLDVGLTYRTPFNPVTIGMSISNFGGEMRLSGTNTAVRYDPDPRVGGNNDGIVADMRTRSWDLPVTFRAGFAYRVLETRLNRVLLSGDLLYPNNNDNYLNLGAEYSLNNMFFLRAGYRQLMLDDAEGGLAAGVGFNYRNVRIDFAHTDRGRLNSPRYFSVGVDF; translated from the coding sequence ATGATAAAGAGAGTTGGTTTTTTGCTCGTGCTGCTCGCCGCCGCCGCCGGCGCGCAGACCAAAGTCGGCACCACCGCTGGCGCCTTTCTGCAAATTGGCGTTGGCGGCCGGGGCGCGGCCATGGGTGAAACCGCGGTGGCCAGCGCTGCCGACGTTTCCGCGATCTATTGGAATCCGGCGCTCGCCGCCAGCCTCAACCGCGGCCAGGCCTATTTCAATCACACCACCTGGTTCGCCGACATCGACGTCAACTACGGCGCGGTGATGCTGCATTTCGATGACCTCGGCCAATTCGCGCTTTCCTTCTATTCCTTGAATTCCGGCCAGCTCGAGATCACCACGGAAGAGCGCGAGGAGGGCACCGGCGAATTGTTCACCGTGCAGGATCTCATGCTCGGCTTGACCTACAGTCGGGGCCTGACCGATCGCTTCAATTTCGGCGGCACGGTGAAGCTGATCCGGCAGGCGCTGTGGGACATGTCGGCCGCCACCGTCGGCCTCGACGTCGGCCTCACCTATCGCACGCCGTTCAACCCGGTGACGATCGGCATGAGCATTTCCAACTTCGGCGGTGAAATGCGTTTGTCCGGCACCAACACCGCGGTGCGTTACGACCCCGATCCGCGCGTGGGCGGCAACAACGACGGCATCGTGGCGGACATGCGCACACGCTCGTGGGATTTGCCGGTGACCTTTCGCGCCGGTTTCGCCTATCGCGTGTTGGAGACGCGCCTGAACCGCGTGTTGCTGAGCGGCGATCTGCTTTATCCCAACAACAACGACAACTATCTGAACCTGGGCGCGGAATACAGCCTCAACAACATGTTCTTTCTGCGCGCGGGCTATCGCCAGCTCATGCTCGATGACGCCGAAGGCGGCCTGGCCGCCGGCGTCGGCTTCAACTACAGAAACGTGCGCATCGATTTTGCTCATACCGACCGCGGCCGCTTGAACAGTCCGCGGTATTTTTCGGTCGGCGTCGACTTCTGA
- a CDS encoding family 10 glycosylhydrolase codes for MPIRDPRVLPAWLAALWLSATLPLAAQSPELRGVWVTNVASQVLSSKPSIAAAMDSLKAAGLNAIFPVMYNNGVTLFPSFVMLSVTGTPIDPAFQGRDVLAELIAEAHRVGLEVHPWFEYGFAASFGNNGGPILAQNPGWAGKRLSTGGATDDEATGGGFYWLSQAHPEVREFLISLMLEVVENYDIDGVHLDRIRYGRVHFGRNPNNQILASDFGYDDAHLARYRAEHNGADPPTNPDDENWRRWRAGLLNEFTAAVHDTVKQTNPHVLVSNAPVVYPYGYTYFMQDWPAGVRQGRPDFVVPQVYRTDLSSYTNELINTKSRIPTGYNGFFSGMLIRSGGYQAPASLAVSFVEQNRRSSVAGGVFFYYEGIPPIASALRQQVFQQLTAPPFRDTLWRPTATLIAETAATVERVGSWTLQAGKGDSSYFSFDDKILTARGSSGAALRYSAEITTAADYDVYLYQPYGAQLAREVTVRLLDGSGAQIKLNETNAVTRGWTLVGTSFLPTGLQALAELTTAGVPSTQTVAADGLMLILNRQLSPEVVVTAVADRPEPAVPSAFALWQNYPNPFNPATTIAFALPRRTTLRLEVFDLQGRRVASAAAGDYPAGVHHITFAAGHLPAGVYLYRLSAPGFSETRKLVLVR; via the coding sequence ATGCCAATTCGCGACCCTCGAGTTCTGCCTGCGTGGTTGGCGGCCCTCTGGCTGTCGGCTACCCTGCCGCTGGCGGCGCAGTCCCCCGAACTGCGCGGCGTGTGGGTGACCAATGTGGCTTCGCAGGTGCTCAGCAGCAAGCCGAGCATTGCCGCGGCGATGGATTCGCTCAAAGCCGCGGGCTTGAATGCGATTTTTCCGGTGATGTACAACAACGGCGTCACGCTCTTTCCCAGCTTCGTCATGCTCAGCGTCACCGGCACGCCGATCGATCCGGCGTTCCAGGGCCGGGACGTGTTGGCCGAGTTGATCGCCGAGGCGCATCGCGTCGGCCTCGAAGTGCATCCCTGGTTCGAATATGGTTTTGCGGCCTCCTTCGGCAACAACGGCGGCCCGATTCTGGCGCAGAATCCGGGTTGGGCCGGCAAGCGCCTCTCCACCGGCGGCGCCACCGATGATGAAGCCACGGGCGGCGGCTTCTACTGGCTCAGCCAGGCGCATCCCGAAGTGCGGGAGTTTCTCATCAGCCTGATGTTGGAGGTGGTCGAGAACTATGATATTGACGGAGTGCATCTCGATCGCATTCGCTATGGCCGCGTACACTTCGGCCGCAATCCCAATAATCAGATTCTGGCCTCCGATTTCGGTTATGACGATGCGCATCTCGCGCGCTACCGCGCCGAGCACAACGGCGCCGATCCGCCCACCAATCCCGACGACGAAAATTGGCGGCGTTGGCGTGCCGGTTTGCTGAATGAATTCACCGCGGCGGTCCACGATACGGTGAAGCAGACCAATCCCCACGTGCTGGTTTCGAACGCGCCCGTGGTTTATCCTTACGGCTACACCTACTTCATGCAGGATTGGCCGGCGGGAGTGCGCCAGGGCCGGCCGGATTTCGTGGTGCCGCAAGTTTACCGCACCGATCTCTCTTCCTACACCAATGAGTTGATCAACACCAAAAGCCGCATTCCCACCGGCTACAACGGTTTCTTTTCCGGCATGCTCATTCGCAGCGGCGGCTATCAGGCGCCGGCCAGCCTGGCGGTGAGTTTCGTGGAACAGAATCGCCGCAGCAGCGTGGCGGGCGGCGTGTTTTTCTACTATGAAGGCATCCCGCCGATTGCGTCGGCGTTGCGGCAGCAGGTGTTTCAGCAACTCACTGCCCCGCCGTTTCGCGACACGCTGTGGCGGCCGACGGCCACCCTCATTGCGGAAACGGCAGCCACCGTGGAGCGTGTGGGCAGTTGGACTTTGCAGGCCGGCAAGGGTGATTCGAGCTATTTCAGTTTTGACGACAAGATTTTGACCGCGCGCGGCAGCTCGGGCGCGGCGCTGCGTTATTCCGCTGAAATAACCACTGCGGCAGACTACGATGTCTATTTGTACCAGCCGTACGGCGCGCAGCTCGCGCGCGAAGTCACGGTGCGCCTGCTCGATGGCAGCGGCGCGCAAATCAAACTGAATGAGACCAACGCGGTCACGCGCGGCTGGACGCTGGTGGGAACGAGTTTTCTGCCAACCGGGCTGCAAGCCCTCGCCGAGCTGACCACCGCCGGCGTGCCCTCCACGCAGACCGTGGCCGCCGATGGCTTGATGTTGATATTGAATCGCCAACTCAGCCCGGAAGTCGTGGTGACCGCCGTTGCCGATCGGCCCGAACCTGCGGTGCCGTCCGCTTTCGCGTTGTGGCAGAACTATCCCAATCCCTTCAATCCCGCCACCACGATTGCCTTCGCGCTGCCGCGCCGTACCACGCTGCGGCTGGAGGTGTTTGATCTGCAGGGCCGGCGCGTGGCGTCGGCGGCCGCGGGTGACTATCCCGCCGGCGTGCATCACATTACCTTCGCAGCCGGGCATTTGCCTGCCGGCGTTTACCTCTACCGCTTGTCGGCCCCGGGATTTTCGGAAACGCGCAAACTCGTGCTGGTGCGGTGA
- a CDS encoding FAD-dependent oxidoreductase gives MKAVRTITTEVAVLGGGPAGVGAGLAAARAGARVLLIEQYGFLGGMATAALALPWRFRQDFPALLPEFEEILARCRNLGVCAEPFPDPEEARYRMIIIDPETIKYILQEYVLAAGVDLLLHAKAITLRRAQEKIVEATLHCREGGVAVHAAAFIDATGAGVFCRASLPVPLTYSFVLANLPRLRSREQGLAGYLASFLREREALGHAAMNNWLARLHSEQPAFREILQLRVDPAWRSGELLVHLMLAPEAPPEDTAALTHAEVLGQTLSHRLVEYFRKNAAGYEAARILMAPAQVGLRRPGHLPETTDSGNLLAAGRHALLLPSDSVWTSLAPHTFASGAAAGQRAAAIAGA, from the coding sequence ATGAAAGCCGTTCGCACAATCACGACGGAGGTTGCGGTGCTTGGCGGTGGGCCGGCGGGTGTGGGCGCCGGCCTGGCGGCGGCACGCGCCGGCGCACGCGTGCTGCTCATCGAACAGTACGGTTTTCTCGGCGGCATGGCCACCGCGGCGCTGGCATTGCCCTGGCGTTTTCGGCAGGATTTCCCGGCGCTGCTGCCGGAATTCGAAGAAATTCTGGCGCGCTGCCGCAACCTTGGCGTTTGCGCTGAACCTTTTCCGGATCCCGAAGAAGCTCGGTATCGGATGATCATCATCGACCCAGAGACGATCAAATACATTCTGCAAGAATATGTTTTGGCGGCCGGCGTCGATTTGCTATTGCACGCAAAAGCCATTACCTTGCGCCGCGCGCAGGAAAAGATCGTGGAGGCCACGTTGCACTGCCGGGAGGGCGGTGTGGCCGTGCATGCCGCAGCTTTCATCGATGCGACGGGTGCAGGAGTTTTTTGCCGCGCAAGTTTACCGGTGCCCCTGACTTATTCCTTTGTGCTGGCGAATCTTCCGCGGCTGCGCAGCAGGGAGCAGGGCTTGGCCGGTTATCTTGCCAGTTTTCTGCGGGAACGAGAGGCCTTGGGCCACGCGGCGATGAACAACTGGCTGGCGCGGCTGCACAGCGAGCAACCGGCGTTTCGCGAGATTCTACAGCTTCGTGTTGATCCGGCATGGCGCAGCGGTGAGTTGCTCGTGCATCTGATGCTCGCGCCGGAAGCGCCGCCGGAAGATACGGCCGCGCTCACGCACGCCGAGGTGTTGGGACAGACTCTCTCGCATCGCCTGGTGGAATACTTCCGGAAGAATGCAGCCGGCTACGAAGCGGCGCGCATTCTCATGGCGCCGGCGCAGGTGGGCCTGCGGCGACCGGGCCATTTGCCGGAAACCACCGATTCGGGAAATCTTCTTGCCGCCGGCCGGCATGCGCTGCTCCTGCCGTCGGACTCGGTTTGGACCAGCCTGGCGCCGCACACGTTTGCCAGCGGCGCGGCTGCCGGCCAACGGGCAGCGGCAATCGCCGGCGCGTGA
- a CDS encoding DUF2334 domain-containing protein — protein MTRVLHFLLLLITAAAASAQPQKLIFLLRVDDIMSRNTAILPRSLTAFEQAAESRGAKVTWVTIPHRLIESANQDGKLRRELIASAGRGHEIAMHGYTHICQRCSQSSHEMFCTTHNLPFTYAQQEKLVRDGLQILADSLGVQAVSFVPPGHHADSTTFQVLVEQGFRWISTTGPTKAPIAEGLMNLPPHREYTWQMAPASYQDRLRQALQDVRTLGRADGYFCLLFHDPFMRQGYENGLVVRWAGEVLDSLRAEYGGNLVFMTLAEAAQHFAGQITSLTQRSAAAPVFALAQNYPNPFNAATLIEFSLRQTTPVRLTVFNANGQAVAQLLDRMLSPGNYQVRWQDAAAASGVYHYRLQAGESSETRKLLLLR, from the coding sequence ATGACCAGAGTTCTGCATTTTTTGTTGCTTTTGATCACCGCCGCGGCTGCCAGCGCGCAACCGCAAAAACTGATCTTTCTTCTGCGCGTTGACGACATCATGTCGCGCAACACGGCGATTCTGCCGCGCAGCCTCACTGCCTTCGAGCAGGCGGCGGAAAGCCGCGGCGCCAAAGTGACCTGGGTCACCATCCCGCACCGCCTGATCGAATCCGCCAATCAGGACGGCAAGCTCAGGCGCGAGCTGATTGCTTCCGCGGGCCGCGGCCACGAAATCGCCATGCACGGTTACACGCACATTTGCCAGCGTTGCAGCCAGTCCAGTCACGAGATGTTTTGCACCACGCACAATCTGCCGTTCACGTATGCCCAGCAGGAGAAGCTGGTGCGCGACGGCCTGCAAATTCTCGCCGACAGTCTCGGCGTGCAAGCGGTTTCGTTCGTGCCTCCCGGCCATCATGCGGATTCCACCACCTTTCAGGTTCTGGTCGAGCAAGGCTTTCGTTGGATTTCGACCACCGGACCGACCAAGGCACCAATCGCCGAGGGGTTGATGAATCTTCCCCCACACCGCGAATACACCTGGCAAATGGCGCCGGCAAGCTATCAAGACCGGCTGCGGCAAGCGTTGCAAGACGTGCGCACCCTGGGCCGCGCCGACGGTTACTTCTGCCTATTGTTCCATGATCCCTTCATGCGGCAGGGTTATGAGAATGGCCTGGTGGTGCGCTGGGCTGGAGAAGTACTCGATTCGCTGCGCGCCGAATATGGCGGCAATTTGGTGTTCATGACCTTGGCTGAAGCTGCGCAACACTTTGCCGGCCAAATCACCAGCCTCACCCAGCGCAGCGCGGCCGCGCCGGTTTTTGCGCTGGCGCAGAATTATCCCAACCCCTTTAATGCCGCAACGTTGATCGAATTCAGCCTGCGCCAGACCACGCCGGTGCGGTTGACCGTGTTCAATGCGAACGGCCAGGCCGTCGCGCAGTTGCTCGATCGTATGCTGTCACCAGGCAACTATCAAGTGCGCTGGCAGGACGCGGCCGCCGCCAGCGGCGTCTATCACTATCGTCTGCAAGCGGGTGAGAGCAGTGAAACCCGCAAACTGCTGTTGCTCAGATAA